One region of Candidatus Melainabacteria bacterium RIFOXYA2_FULL_32_9 genomic DNA includes:
- a CDS encoding ATP-dependent DNA helicase, protein MTTEITKNNLTETNTAGSSVKKYVLKKSSTVNKFQINYEAELNESQYQAVINTEGPVLVIAGAGTGKTRTLVYRVARMVESGIKPDNILLLTFTRKASEEMLSRASIILDSRCENIAGGTFHSFANMILRKYADQLELKNSFTILDRSDAEDAINLIRGKIVDTKKRRFPRKATICDIYSKAINKDIAVPEIIESEYSQFMQCTDQIIEICQQYGDYKRSNSLLDYDDLLLYLKVLLLSSEKIRKKLSETYKYIMIDEYQDTNSIQAEIVKLLAYTHNNVMAVGDDSQSIYSFRGANFKNIINFPKLFEGAKVIKLEQNYRSTQEILDVTNDVIKYAYEKYSKNLFTIRKNGEKPAIVVAPNQQIESEFVSQRILELQEEGISLNNMAVLARSSRTTYNLEVELGKKGIPFRKFGGYKFIDTAHIKDIIAHLRVIVNREDQISWNRILLLLNGIGNIASSKLIPILSGKEITDIKLLPVGNKSKDQLNTLINSIETVRQGKYKPSEVVEIIANYYHPILADRYDDFPKREKDLEHFKYLAEGYRSLESFLSDLVLEPPESSFSDVQKGAIHDEYLTLSTIHSAKGLEWDTVFIIGAVEGKFPSIYSYDDQDSLEEERRLMYVATTRAKNNLYITYPIDMFDYNQGITLSKPSRFVEKIPENLLERWCLVQE, encoded by the coding sequence ATGACTACAGAAATTACAAAAAATAATTTAACAGAAACCAATACAGCCGGAAGTTCAGTCAAAAAGTATGTCTTGAAAAAAAGTTCTACCGTTAACAAGTTCCAGATAAACTACGAAGCTGAATTAAACGAGAGCCAGTATCAGGCTGTTATAAATACAGAAGGACCTGTCCTTGTAATTGCCGGAGCTGGAACGGGCAAGACAAGAACTCTTGTTTACAGAGTAGCAAGGATGGTTGAATCAGGTATAAAACCTGATAACATACTTTTGCTAACTTTTACCCGCAAAGCATCCGAAGAAATGCTCAGCAGAGCCTCAATAATATTAGATTCAAGATGCGAAAACATAGCAGGTGGAACTTTTCACTCTTTTGCTAATATGATACTAAGAAAATATGCCGACCAGCTAGAGCTTAAAAACTCCTTCACTATCCTTGATAGAAGTGATGCAGAAGATGCTATAAACCTGATAAGAGGCAAAATTGTTGACACAAAGAAACGTAGATTTCCAAGAAAAGCTACTATTTGTGATATTTATTCAAAAGCTATCAATAAAGACATTGCTGTTCCTGAAATTATAGAATCAGAATATTCCCAGTTTATGCAATGCACAGATCAAATTATCGAAATATGCCAGCAATATGGTGATTATAAGAGATCGAATTCTCTCTTAGACTATGATGATTTGCTTTTATATCTAAAAGTCCTCTTATTATCCAGCGAAAAAATAAGAAAAAAACTGTCAGAAACTTATAAATACATAATGATTGATGAATATCAGGACACAAACAGCATTCAGGCTGAAATAGTAAAATTGCTAGCTTATACACATAATAATGTAATGGCGGTAGGAGACGATTCTCAAAGCATTTACTCCTTTAGAGGTGCCAATTTCAAGAATATTATTAATTTCCCAAAATTATTTGAAGGCGCAAAGGTTATAAAGCTTGAACAAAATTATAGAAGCACTCAGGAAATTCTTGATGTTACAAATGATGTTATTAAATATGCTTATGAAAAATACAGCAAAAATCTTTTTACAATTAGAAAAAATGGAGAAAAACCTGCTATAGTTGTTGCGCCAAATCAACAAATCGAATCAGAATTTGTCTCACAAAGAATTTTAGAGTTACAGGAAGAAGGTATCTCTCTCAATAATATGGCAGTACTCGCAAGAAGCTCAAGAACCACCTATAATCTTGAGGTAGAACTTGGTAAAAAAGGCATTCCATTTAGAAAATTTGGCGGTTATAAATTTATTGATACTGCTCATATAAAAGATATAATTGCCCATTTAAGGGTCATAGTGAATAGAGAAGACCAGATAAGCTGGAATCGCATTTTATTATTGCTAAATGGTATAGGAAATATTGCAAGCAGTAAGCTAATTCCAATTTTATCAGGCAAAGAAATTACGGATATTAAACTTTTACCTGTAGGCAATAAAAGCAAAGACCAGTTAAATACTCTTATTAACTCTATTGAAACAGTCAGACAGGGAAAATATAAACCATCAGAAGTTGTAGAAATTATTGCCAATTATTATCACCCGATTCTTGCGGATAGATATGACGATTTTCCTAAGCGTGAAAAAGATTTAGAACATTTTAAATATCTTGCAGAAGGATATAGAAGCCTGGAAAGCTTTTTAAGTGATTTAGTCTTAGAACCTCCTGAATCTAGCTTCTCTGACGTTCAAAAAGGAGCTATACACGATGAATATTTAACTCTTTCTACCATACACTCTGCAAAGGGACTGGAATGGGATACTGTTTTCATTATTGGAGCTGTAGAAGGGAAATTTCCTTCCATATACTCCTATGATGATCAAGATAGCCTGGAAGAAGAAAGACGATTAATGTATGTAGCAACTACAAGGGCTAAAAATAATCTTTATATCACTTATCCGATAGATATGTTTGATTATAATCAAGGAATCACACTTTCAAAACCTTCAAGATTTGTTGAAAAAATCCCGGAAAACCTTCTTGAAAGATGGTGTCTTGTCCAGGAATAA